The following coding sequences lie in one Capnocytophaga stomatis genomic window:
- a CDS encoding FixH family protein: protein MKISWGTGIVIAFVIFIAFIMYFVVNMTINKKYDHDFVTEDYYKKELSYQNMMIKAKKTEEEQMTVQIKPSSEGITLIFPSKITEENVAGTVSFYRPSDQKRDFRIPLQLKNKQMLIPINVLSKGRWNVEVNYTFNKNEYISIKNITIE, encoded by the coding sequence ATGAAAATAAGTTGGGGAACAGGAATTGTGATTGCTTTTGTAATCTTTATCGCTTTTATAATGTATTTTGTTGTTAATATGACAATTAACAAGAAATATGACCACGATTTTGTAACCGAAGATTACTACAAAAAAGAATTATCATACCAAAATATGATGATTAAGGCAAAGAAAACCGAAGAAGAACAGATGACAGTTCAAATAAAGCCTTCTTCGGAAGGAATTACTTTGATTTTCCCAAGCAAAATTACTGAGGAGAATGTAGCAGGAACTGTTTCTTTCTATCGTCCTTCTGACCAAAAAAGAGACTTCAGAATTCCTTTACAATTGAAAAACAAACAGATGTTAATCCCGATAAATGTTTTATCCAAAGGACGTTGGAACGTTGAAGTAAATTACACTTTCAATAAAAACGAGTACATTTCTATCAAAAATATTACCATAGAATAA
- a CDS encoding sulfite exporter TauE/SafE family protein gives METEILGYALATLIGISLGLVGSGGSILTLPILVYLMGVEPILATAYSLFIVGVTSLVGGIKNAFLKRVDFKSVFIFGVPSVLAVYFSRAFLLPLIPDVLFRIDSLVFTKSMGLMVLFAVVMILASVSMLRPRKKYQQDEETEIRYNYPMILLEGVAVGVLTGLVGAGGGFLVIPALVLLAKMPIKLAVGTSLFIIAIKSILGFIGDLQNYSEIIDWKLLMIFSVLSVLGIFVGIFLSGKIDGTRLKSIFGWFVLVMGVYIFVKELFL, from the coding sequence ATGGAAACAGAGATTTTGGGGTATGCTTTGGCTACTTTAATAGGAATTTCTTTGGGGCTGGTAGGTAGCGGAGGTTCTATCCTTACTCTTCCTATTTTAGTGTATTTGATGGGAGTAGAGCCAATTTTAGCTACGGCATATTCGTTATTTATTGTTGGAGTTACATCACTTGTGGGAGGAATTAAAAATGCTTTTCTGAAAAGGGTCGATTTTAAAAGTGTATTTATTTTTGGAGTGCCTTCCGTTTTGGCGGTTTATTTCAGCAGGGCTTTTTTATTGCCTTTGATACCCGACGTTCTTTTCAGAATAGATTCGTTGGTTTTTACCAAATCAATGGGTTTGATGGTTCTTTTTGCCGTAGTGATGATTTTGGCTTCGGTTTCGATGCTTCGTCCAAGAAAAAAATATCAGCAAGATGAAGAAACTGAAATACGTTACAATTATCCTATGATTTTGTTGGAGGGCGTAGCTGTAGGCGTGCTTACTGGGCTTGTCGGGGCTGGCGGAGGGTTTTTGGTGATTCCCGCTTTGGTGCTTCTTGCCAAAATGCCTATCAAACTTGCCGTAGGAACGTCTTTGTTTATTATTGCGATAAAGTCAATATTGGGCTTTATAGGCGACTTACAGAATTATTCCGAAATCATTGATTGGAAATTGCTTATGATTTTTTCGGTTCTTTCCGTTTTGGGGATTTTCGTAGGGATATTTCTTTCCGGAAAAATCGATGGAACTCGCTTAAAATCCATTTTCGGGTGGTTTGTTTTGGTTATGGGAGTTTATATCTTTGTAAAAGAATTATTTCTGTAG
- the alr gene encoding alanine racemase: protein MNTEKEEQNEHTSVQETTLEIRLDNLEHNVNFLKSKLKENTLFMAVVKAFSYGNNHCEIAKYLEKKDLADYFAVAYASEGVELRNSGVTKPILVLHPQVAHFQEIVTYELEPTLYSYRTLEAFLDFATDKNLDSYPVHIKCNTGMNRLGFLPEQIEDVCQILSDKKQVRVRTAYSHLFASEDKNAEDCMQEQIRKFVECQKIIEKYFPYKVLYHNCNTSGILNYPQAHFDMVRSGIGMYGFGNDAEYQPNFRPITILKSLISQIHDVPKGGYVGYNFGFQAEIPTRTATISVGHADGLNRIYGKGIGFVYINDKKAPIVGNVCMDMLMVNITEIDCKEGDEVIIFDEKHTSEILAETAQTISYELITSLSRRIKRVYVE from the coding sequence ATGAATACAGAAAAAGAAGAGCAAAACGAACATACATCAGTACAAGAAACCACTTTGGAAATCCGTTTGGATAATTTGGAACACAATGTAAACTTCCTGAAAAGCAAATTGAAAGAAAATACGCTATTTATGGCGGTGGTAAAGGCGTTTTCATACGGGAATAATCATTGTGAAATAGCCAAATATTTGGAAAAAAAGGACTTAGCAGATTATTTTGCTGTGGCTTATGCCTCGGAAGGTGTTGAGTTACGCAATTCGGGAGTAACAAAGCCTATTTTGGTGCTTCATCCGCAAGTGGCACATTTTCAAGAAATTGTAACGTATGAGTTAGAACCTACTTTGTATTCATATCGAACCTTGGAAGCATTCCTTGATTTCGCTACGGATAAAAATTTGGATAGTTATCCTGTTCACATTAAGTGTAATACGGGAATGAATCGCTTAGGGTTTCTTCCAGAGCAAATTGAAGATGTTTGTCAGATTTTATCAGATAAAAAGCAAGTCAGGGTAAGAACGGCATATTCGCATTTGTTTGCTTCGGAAGACAAAAACGCTGAAGATTGTATGCAGGAACAAATTCGTAAATTTGTTGAATGTCAGAAAATTATTGAAAAATATTTTCCATATAAGGTGTTGTATCATAATTGTAATACTTCGGGAATTTTGAACTATCCGCAGGCACATTTTGATATGGTTCGCAGCGGAATTGGGATGTATGGTTTTGGGAATGATGCTGAATATCAGCCGAATTTCCGTCCGATAACCATTTTAAAAAGTTTGATTTCTCAAATTCACGATGTTCCCAAAGGCGGATATGTGGGGTATAACTTTGGTTTTCAGGCTGAAATCCCTACTCGAACAGCAACTATTTCGGTAGGGCACGCCGACGGACTGAATAGAATTTACGGCAAAGGCATTGGTTTTGTGTATATTAACGATAAAAAAGCTCCGATTGTGGGCAATGTTTGTATGGATATGCTGATGGTTAATATTACGGAAATTGATTGCAAGGAAGGAGATGAGGTAATTATTTTTGATGAAAAACACACTTCCGAAATTCTCGCAGAAACGGCACAAACCATTTCATATGAGCTAATTACATCGCTTTCCCGAAGGATAAAACGCGTGTACGTAGAATAG
- a CDS encoding enoyl-CoA hydratase/isomerase family protein — MTTDRQNGSLYTKIENKVAIIEFGHPNANSFPLELLERLAKELKLLSDNPEVSLILLKSEGDRAFCAGASFDELLAVETEAEGNRFFNGFANLFLAMRECKKLIIGRVQGKTVGGGVGLIAACDYVFATEAATIRLSELSLGIGPFVIAPVILRKTGQAALNELFMAPDQWKNAYWAQQKGLYARVFENNKEMDEAIEYFLEKLLQSNPVALSEMKRITWQHTEHWLEELPKNAEISGKLVLSEQTKQMLAKFKNR; from the coding sequence ATGACAACAGACAGACAAAACGGTTCATTGTACACCAAGATTGAAAATAAAGTTGCCATCATTGAGTTTGGGCATCCCAATGCGAATTCTTTTCCGTTAGAACTTTTGGAACGGCTTGCCAAGGAATTGAAATTACTTTCCGATAATCCTGAGGTTTCTCTCATTTTGCTTAAGAGCGAAGGCGACCGAGCCTTTTGTGCAGGGGCTTCGTTCGATGAACTGCTGGCAGTGGAAACTGAAGCAGAAGGCAATCGCTTTTTTAATGGCTTTGCGAATCTTTTTCTGGCGATGCGTGAATGCAAAAAGCTCATCATCGGGCGGGTACAGGGCAAAACTGTTGGCGGAGGAGTGGGACTTATCGCGGCGTGTGACTATGTATTCGCTACCGAGGCGGCAACCATTCGCTTATCGGAGCTTTCGCTCGGGATTGGTCCTTTCGTGATTGCTCCCGTAATCCTCAGAAAGACGGGACAAGCAGCACTTAACGAACTTTTTATGGCTCCCGACCAATGGAAGAACGCCTATTGGGCTCAACAGAAAGGACTTTACGCACGAGTGTTCGAAAACAATAAGGAAATGGACGAAGCCATTGAATATTTCTTGGAGAAGTTGTTACAATCCAATCCCGTAGCACTTTCCGAAATGAAACGCATCACTTGGCAGCACACCGAGCATTGGCTCGAGGAGCTTCCGAAGAATGCCGAAATCTCCGGAAAGTTGGTACTTTCCGAACAAACCAAACAAATGTTAGCAAAATTCAAAAATCGATGA
- a CDS encoding beta-N-acetylhexosaminidase, with protein sequence MKRGILAIALAFALVSCEEKNPYAETQNVATDYAVVPLPQKLEIQNGRFLLNGKTKVYFDNELQKEAEFLKEYIKLQTGVDVTFGTEGKFEKGIFLHIDQRVSEEEGYKIDGNSKLITISGNNAQGVFYGLQTLRQMIKEVTTEKGEVHYVIPSVKIEDAPRFAYRGMHLDVGRHMFSMDFIKKYIDLLALHKMNRFHWHLTEDQGWRLEIKQYPKLTEVGAWREQTAIGKNFPGAAKDAVFKGDGKRYGGFYTQEQAREIVKYAADRHITVIPEIDMPGHMLAALAAYPELGNGTGPYKVGEYWGIFEQILAPKEETFQFLENVLTEVMDIFPSEYIHIGGDEAPKKEWKESAQAQEVIKQLGLKDDTEPSPIDGKKHTKEEKLQSYFISRIEKFLNSKGRQIIGWDEILEGGLAPNATVMSWRGVEGGIAAAKAGHKAIMTPGGYCYFDHYQDAVDAETKQPYLSICCLTTVEKTYSYDPVPAEFTAEQAKLIWGVQANLWTEYVHSPEQAEYLVAPRMTALSEVQWTPLAQKDYNQFKERISSIRNIFDIMKVNYAKHMFDDKK encoded by the coding sequence ATGAAAAGAGGTATATTAGCCATTGCCTTGGCTTTTGCGTTGGTTTCCTGCGAGGAAAAGAATCCGTATGCTGAAACTCAAAACGTAGCGACTGATTATGCGGTGGTTCCGCTTCCGCAGAAGTTGGAAATCCAAAACGGACGTTTCCTTTTGAATGGAAAAACAAAGGTTTATTTTGACAACGAGCTTCAAAAAGAAGCCGAGTTCTTGAAAGAGTACATCAAATTGCAAACCGGAGTTGATGTTACCTTCGGAACAGAGGGGAAATTTGAAAAAGGTATTTTCCTACACATCGACCAAAGAGTTTCTGAGGAAGAAGGTTACAAAATCGACGGAAATTCAAAGCTGATAACCATTAGCGGTAACAATGCACAAGGGGTTTTCTACGGATTGCAAACCCTGCGCCAAATGATTAAGGAGGTAACTACCGAAAAAGGTGAGGTACATTACGTTATTCCTTCCGTAAAGATTGAAGACGCACCTCGTTTTGCTTATCGCGGAATGCATCTGGACGTAGGGCGGCATATGTTCTCAATGGATTTCATTAAAAAGTACATCGACTTGCTGGCGTTGCACAAAATGAATCGTTTTCACTGGCACTTAACCGAAGACCAAGGCTGGCGACTTGAAATTAAGCAGTACCCAAAACTAACCGAAGTGGGGGCGTGGCGTGAACAGACCGCCATTGGCAAGAATTTTCCGGGAGCTGCCAAAGATGCTGTCTTCAAAGGCGATGGAAAACGCTACGGAGGCTTCTATACGCAGGAACAAGCTCGCGAAATTGTAAAATATGCCGCTGACCGTCATATCACGGTCATTCCCGAAATCGATATGCCCGGACATATGCTTGCCGCTTTGGCTGCATATCCCGAACTTGGTAACGGAACAGGTCCTTACAAAGTGGGCGAATACTGGGGAATCTTTGAACAAATCTTAGCACCGAAGGAAGAAACCTTCCAGTTCTTGGAAAATGTGCTTACCGAAGTGATGGATATCTTCCCAAGTGAATATATTCACATCGGGGGTGATGAAGCACCGAAAAAAGAGTGGAAAGAGTCTGCACAAGCTCAGGAAGTTATCAAACAATTGGGATTAAAGGACGATACAGAGCCAAGTCCTATTGATGGGAAGAAACATACGAAGGAAGAGAAGCTACAAAGTTATTTCATAAGCCGTATAGAGAAGTTCTTAAACAGTAAAGGACGGCAAATTATCGGTTGGGACGAAATTTTAGAAGGTGGATTAGCCCCTAATGCTACCGTGATGAGTTGGCGAGGCGTGGAAGGTGGAATTGCAGCCGCCAAAGCAGGACATAAAGCCATTATGACCCCTGGTGGATATTGTTACTTCGACCATTATCAAGATGCAGTAGATGCAGAGACCAAACAACCTTACTTGAGCATCTGTTGCCTTACCACTGTCGAGAAAACATACTCCTACGACCCCGTACCTGCTGAATTTACTGCTGAACAAGCTAAACTCATTTGGGGAGTGCAGGCAAACCTCTGGACGGAATACGTACATTCCCCCGAACAAGCCGAATACTTGGTAGCACCGCGTATGACAGCCCTTTCCGAAGTGCAATGGACACCCTTAGCACAGAAAGATTACAACCAATTTAAGGAGCGTATCTCTTCTATCAGAAACATCTTTGATATAATGAAGGTAAATTACGCAAAACATATGTTTGACGACAAAAAATAA
- a CDS encoding arylsulfatase, whose protein sequence is MKNIFTLLLCLFSGILVAQKEQKPNIIFILADDMGYGDIEPYGQSIVKTPHLSKLANEGMTFTDFYAGSTVCAPSRASLLTGQHTGRTKVRGNGEFPLDENKKIFPELLKEAGYQNAIFGKWGMGLKDSGSTPLTRGFDAFAGFLHHMEAHSQTPDAIDCIEDGKIVRKPLAEGTYANEIFITKTLDFIKDNASKNPFFIYLSLTVPHAELSVAQHYMKKQLDENKNSIHPNEKNFKGGHYGPQKFPKAAYAAMVNGIDDYVGQISTLVEKLGIDRNTIIIFASDNGTHIEGGRTMEDVAYFQSSGIYRGVKRDLYEGGIREPFIVQWKGTVPANTKSNFQGAFWDIYPTFAEMAGVRVDKNDPIDGISFMNTLKGNKKQKKHKYLYWEFYEFGGKQAVRYKNWKAVRVNVDKDKNAPIELYDLSKDPSETNNIAEKYPKMIKKLTKFMEKSRTSSDIFKYSWEKTKK, encoded by the coding sequence ATGAAAAATATTTTTACTCTTCTATTGTGTTTGTTCAGTGGGATTCTGGTGGCTCAAAAAGAACAAAAACCGAATATTATTTTTATTTTGGCTGATGATATGGGATATGGCGATATTGAGCCCTACGGACAGAGCATCGTGAAAACGCCTCACCTGAGTAAACTTGCCAATGAAGGAATGACCTTCACGGATTTTTATGCGGGAAGTACCGTTTGTGCTCCCTCACGAGCCTCTTTGCTTACAGGACAACACACCGGACGTACGAAAGTAAGAGGAAACGGCGAATTTCCATTAGACGAAAACAAGAAAATTTTTCCTGAACTTTTGAAAGAAGCCGGCTATCAGAATGCTATTTTCGGAAAATGGGGAATGGGACTCAAAGACAGTGGAAGTACACCTCTCACACGTGGTTTTGATGCCTTTGCAGGTTTTCTTCACCATATGGAAGCTCATTCCCAAACACCTGACGCTATTGATTGTATTGAAGATGGAAAAATAGTAAGAAAGCCACTTGCCGAAGGAACATACGCCAATGAAATTTTTATAACCAAAACACTTGATTTCATCAAAGATAATGCGAGTAAAAATCCGTTTTTCATTTACTTGTCATTGACCGTTCCTCACGCAGAACTTTCTGTTGCACAGCACTATATGAAAAAACAATTAGATGAAAATAAAAATAGTATTCATCCTAACGAAAAGAACTTTAAAGGAGGACATTACGGACCTCAAAAATTCCCCAAAGCGGCATATGCTGCAATGGTTAACGGAATAGATGATTATGTGGGACAAATTTCAACTTTGGTGGAAAAGTTGGGCATCGACCGAAATACGATTATCATTTTTGCAAGCGATAACGGCACACATATAGAAGGAGGCAGAACTATGGAAGATGTAGCTTATTTTCAAAGTAGTGGCATTTATCGAGGTGTGAAACGTGATTTATACGAAGGAGGCATACGTGAACCTTTCATCGTACAGTGGAAAGGAACCGTACCGGCTAATACTAAGAGTAATTTTCAAGGAGCTTTTTGGGATATTTATCCTACTTTTGCTGAAATGGCAGGCGTTCGCGTAGACAAAAACGACCCGATTGACGGAATATCGTTTATGAATACGCTCAAAGGAAATAAAAAACAGAAAAAACACAAATATCTTTACTGGGAATTTTATGAATTCGGTGGAAAACAAGCTGTTAGATATAAAAATTGGAAAGCAGTAAGGGTAAATGTAGATAAAGACAAAAATGCCCCCATTGAGCTTTACGATTTGAGTAAAGACCCTTCGGAAACGAACAATATAGCGGAAAAATACCCTAAAATGATAAAGAAATTGACCAAGTTTATGGAAAAATCCCGTACATCTTCGGATATTTTTAAATATTCGTGGGAAAAAACAAAAAAATAA
- a CDS encoding alpha-L-fucosidase, protein MTTKHFITSIIGVFLGILLVKAQPNYKPSPENLKARETFQDDKFGIFIHWGIYSMLADGEWVMHNKNLHWQEYEKIAKGFYPAKFNAAEWVSAIKASGAKYITITTRHHDGFSMFDTKHCDYNIVKATPFGRDIIKEIAQECQKQGIRLHLYYSHLDWRRADYYPLGRTGKGTGRTNHGKWEDYHTFMNNQLTELLTNYGKIGAIWFDGMWDKDIYPDGMTAKTWNLDEQYKLIHGLQSACLIGNNHHITPFVGEDIQIFERDLPGENKAGLSGQDISRLPLETCETMNGMWGYKITDQNYKSTKTLIQYLVKAAGKNANLLMNVGPEANGEIPAVAVQRLKEMGQWMQTYAPTIQGTRGGVVPPSHWGVTTQKGKTLYVHVLDLTDKALFLPYSGNKLIKAVEYNGKKAIKFTQDKDGILLKFPKTPESPDYVLKLTFEKELPTR, encoded by the coding sequence ATGACAACAAAACACTTCATCACAAGCATCATCGGGGTTTTCCTCGGAATTCTTTTGGTAAAAGCCCAGCCCAATTATAAACCATCACCCGAGAACCTAAAAGCTAGAGAAACATTTCAGGACGATAAGTTCGGAATCTTTATCCATTGGGGAATTTACAGTATGCTCGCTGATGGTGAGTGGGTTATGCACAATAAAAATCTGCATTGGCAAGAATATGAAAAGATAGCTAAGGGTTTTTATCCTGCAAAGTTCAATGCAGCCGAGTGGGTTTCCGCCATTAAGGCTTCGGGGGCGAAATACATTACAATAACTACCCGCCACCACGACGGATTTTCTATGTTCGATACGAAACACTGTGATTATAACATCGTAAAGGCAACACCTTTTGGGCGTGATATCATCAAAGAAATTGCACAAGAATGCCAAAAGCAGGGAATACGTCTGCATTTGTACTATTCGCATTTGGATTGGCGTCGGGCTGATTATTATCCTTTGGGACGTACCGGCAAAGGCACGGGAAGAACCAATCACGGCAAGTGGGAAGATTATCACACCTTTATGAATAACCAACTTACTGAACTTCTTACCAATTACGGCAAGATAGGAGCTATCTGGTTCGACGGAATGTGGGATAAAGACATTTATCCTGACGGAATGACCGCCAAAACGTGGAATCTGGACGAGCAATATAAACTCATTCACGGCTTGCAGTCCGCTTGCCTTATCGGAAATAATCATCATATCACGCCTTTTGTCGGAGAAGACATTCAAATATTTGAACGTGACCTCCCTGGTGAGAACAAAGCTGGATTATCAGGGCAGGATATCAGTCGCCTACCGCTGGAAACCTGCGAAACAATGAACGGAATGTGGGGCTATAAAATTACTGACCAGAATTATAAGTCCACCAAAACGCTTATTCAGTATTTAGTTAAAGCAGCAGGCAAAAATGCTAATTTACTGATGAATGTAGGGCCAGAAGCTAATGGAGAAATCCCTGCCGTAGCCGTGCAACGCCTTAAAGAAATGGGACAATGGATGCAAACCTACGCACCTACCATTCAGGGGACAAGAGGAGGAGTTGTCCCACCGAGCCATTGGGGAGTAACGACTCAAAAAGGGAAGACATTATACGTTCACGTGTTGGATTTGACTGACAAAGCCTTATTTTTGCCTTATTCGGGCAATAAACTTATCAAAGCCGTTGAATATAATGGCAAAAAAGCGATTAAATTTACTCAAGATAAAGACGGAATACTGCTAAAATTCCCAAAAACACCTGAATCTCCCGATTATGTGTTGAAACTTACCTTTGAAAAAGAACTTCCAACCCGATAA
- a CDS encoding MBL fold metallo-hydrolase — protein sequence MKVEQIYTGCLAQGAYYIESEGEAVVIDPLREVKSYIEKAEKNGAKIKYVLETHFHADFVSGHLDLANKTGATIVFGPTAKPHFKAHVAEDGEILKVGKVRIKVIHTPGHTMESTCYLLINENGKEVALFTGDTLFIGDVGRPDLAQKVIADLTQEKLAGHLYESLHSKIIPLSDDIIVFPAHGSGSACGKNISKETSDTLGNQKKTNYALQPMTKQEFIVKVLDGLMPPPEYFPENVLMNIKGYESIDQVLKKGLRALSPNDFEKEANLTGALVLDTRAPQVFAKGHIPNAINIGIDGSFAPWVGALIPDIKQEILIVAEQGREEEVVTRLARVGYDNSIGFLEGGFESWKQAGKEMDNIESITPKELAKRMKDNPEIQILDVRKPNEHISEHVIGAKNTPLDYINNYVSEIDKGKTYFVHCASGYRSMVFISILKARGYHNLIDVQGGFKDIKASEELKISPFVCPTTL from the coding sequence ATGAAAGTAGAACAAATTTATACGGGATGTTTAGCTCAAGGGGCTTATTATATTGAAAGTGAGGGAGAGGCAGTTGTGATTGACCCGCTTCGAGAGGTGAAATCTTACATTGAAAAGGCAGAAAAGAACGGAGCAAAAATCAAATATGTGCTCGAAACGCATTTTCACGCCGATTTTGTAAGCGGGCATCTTGATTTGGCAAACAAAACGGGAGCTACTATCGTTTTCGGACCTACGGCAAAGCCTCATTTTAAGGCTCACGTGGCGGAAGACGGCGAGATTTTGAAGGTAGGTAAAGTCCGCATTAAAGTAATTCACACTCCGGGGCATACGATGGAAAGCACTTGTTATTTACTTATCAATGAGAACGGAAAAGAAGTGGCTCTATTCACGGGAGATACTCTATTTATAGGTGATGTGGGGCGTCCTGACTTGGCTCAGAAGGTAATAGCCGACTTAACTCAAGAAAAATTAGCCGGACATTTGTACGAATCGTTGCATAGTAAGATAATTCCGCTTTCCGATGACATCATCGTCTTTCCGGCACACGGCTCAGGCTCGGCTTGTGGCAAGAACATTAGCAAAGAAACGAGCGACACGCTTGGGAATCAGAAGAAAACCAATTACGCACTTCAGCCAATGACAAAACAGGAGTTCATCGTGAAGGTATTGGACGGCTTGATGCCTCCTCCCGAGTATTTTCCTGAAAATGTGCTGATGAATATCAAGGGATATGAGAGCATTGACCAAGTATTGAAAAAAGGGCTCAGAGCATTGTCGCCCAATGACTTTGAAAAGGAAGCAAACCTAACGGGAGCTTTGGTGTTGGACACGCGTGCTCCGCAAGTATTCGCCAAAGGACACATTCCTAATGCGATAAATATTGGCATTGACGGAAGTTTTGCTCCGTGGGTGGGCGCATTGATTCCGGACATCAAACAAGAAATCCTTATCGTGGCAGAACAAGGCAGAGAAGAAGAGGTAGTAACCCGATTGGCTCGCGTAGGTTATGACAACAGCATCGGTTTTCTTGAAGGAGGATTTGAATCGTGGAAGCAAGCAGGAAAAGAGATGGATAACATAGAGTCAATCACGCCTAAAGAGTTGGCTAAGAGAATGAAAGACAATCCCGAAATCCAAATTTTGGACGTACGCAAGCCTAACGAACATATTTCTGAGCACGTGATAGGTGCAAAGAACACACCGCTGGATTATATCAACAACTATGTTTCTGAAATAGATAAAGGTAAAACGTATTTTGTGCATTGTGCAAGCGGTTACAGGTCTATGGTGTTTATTTCTATCCTTAAAGCGAGAGGTTATCACAATCTGATTGACGTGCAAGGAGGATTTAAGGACATAAAGGCATCGGAAGAGCTGAAAATTAGTCCGTTTGTGTGTCCGACAACCTTATAA
- a CDS encoding sulfite exporter TauE/SafE family protein gives MFYTAFILGFLGSFHCVGMCGPLTLILPLEHRKPVKKAFQIASYHIGKALAYVSLGLVFGLLGRGLFIREYQQIFSIIVGSLMILIVLLSFVNVKMNLFTKPIYFLIGKVKYALSQQLKHKNALSIFFIGFFNGFLPCGLVYMALFGALAQAELSHSAIYMLAFGLGTVPLMTATIYLGNFLSQKTKKYIQKTIPFVIIIIGGLFILRGLALGIPYISPSNMNLMIKADADCIVPTPK, from the coding sequence ATGTTTTATACTGCCTTTATATTGGGCTTTTTGGGAAGTTTTCATTGTGTGGGAATGTGTGGTCCTTTAACTTTAATTCTTCCGCTTGAGCATCGAAAACCTGTCAAAAAAGCCTTTCAAATCGCCTCTTACCACATCGGGAAAGCGTTGGCTTACGTGTCTTTAGGTTTGGTGTTCGGGTTGCTCGGAAGAGGGCTTTTTATCAGGGAATATCAACAGATTTTCTCCATCATTGTAGGTTCATTGATGATTTTGATTGTGCTTCTTTCCTTTGTAAACGTGAAAATGAATCTTTTCACCAAACCAATTTATTTCTTGATAGGAAAAGTGAAATATGCTCTTTCACAACAACTTAAGCACAAAAACGCTCTTTCAATCTTTTTTATTGGTTTTTTCAACGGATTTCTACCTTGCGGATTGGTTTATATGGCTTTGTTTGGGGCACTGGCTCAAGCTGAATTAAGTCATTCGGCAATTTATATGCTTGCTTTCGGGCTGGGAACTGTCCCTTTGATGACCGCTACTATTTATTTGGGAAATTTTTTAAGCCAAAAAACGAAAAAATATATTCAAAAAACAATTCCTTTTGTAATTATTATCATTGGCGGATTATTCATCCTTCGTGGGCTTGCTTTGGGAATTCCGTACATTTCTCCATCAAATATGAACTTGATGATTAAAGCCGATGCTGATTGTATAGTTCCCACTCCCAAATAA